CACGATGAGAGCAGTAAGGATAGTAACCAGAAGAATGCTGAAGCTATCATAATTATGATTCGAACAGGATCTTGGGCGACTGTGAATACAAACATAGCGAAGGGTGGGCCGAATGCCAAAAACATGCAACCAAAAAATTCTACAACAGTCATTTTTCCGTCTTTTATATCAACTTTcaattgaatgaatgaaatatatCATTATTTAGAAATGATCATTCACAAtctcaacaaaatattttgacagataTTTGTTTGTTCACTGAAGAACATAACCTATATAATCAAGCacaaaagaaatatattctTATTTATCCTCATCATTTTTTGGTCACAGCCAACATATTTGATTAGTTTTCGCTTAGAATTCCAAAGATAATTTTAGCAAAGTaataatgatattttatttaataatttattGGACAAAACGCGAACAATTGACTATTTTATGAAATAAGACCTCTTGTGCCATCTTGAGGTTGAATGGATTAGTTGTCAGTACTTGTCACAGTGATCTGTGAAAAGAAATTGAAAGACACTAGTCCTCTAATAGATGGCACTCCTCCCAAATGTACATTACAGCGATCTATTTAGAAAAATAGTGATCTATTTAAATAAAGAGGAAACTGTATTcgtatgaaaattatttatagttTGAATTCTGGTCGATAGATGTCCCGGCTATACAAGTTATGTTTACACTGATTCCTACGAGAGACTGTAGTTATGATATGGAGGCTATTTTGTTCTTTTAATGATTCTTCGAAATTGATGAAGAGATTATGCCATTGATGATTCAACTATTCAACAACCAATGTATTTTGTTGTTGAGGTTATTGTTTGATTTTTAATTCTCTTATACCCTTCCTGAttaattcaatatgaaatatccaTCCATAAACATCAAAAATTTGCCGCAGATTTGAAAAATGGGTGGCAAAATTCGAGTTTGATTTTCAAGGATCATATATTTTCCATCGAAATAGAATTTTTAGAAAATTATCAATTTGTTATATGATTACTTCACGTTGATTAGAAAAATTGGCAATTAAATTGTATTTTTATTATTGGGGCGATAATCTAAAATTATCCTCTTCACACGCATTATGAGTGGAAGATAAAGGCATTAGGTTATTCATGTTTTCATATTGAAACTCAAATTTACTGAATATTCCCCTAAACTCTATTTTACGAGGAACAGACGTCAAGTGATTATTGAATCATCTTCCGCAGCTAATATGATGGCTGAAAttaaatttcgttattttttcgATGGCACACAAGAGGAATTCCAATGTAAATGTTGTGTCTTGAATCGACTTAATTTCGCCAGAGTTGGTTCGCATCAGATTTTTCATTGCAAGAAAATTTTAGACAGAAACTCGACCATGGTATATCACGTGAAATAATTGAGTTAAAACTGCATTTtgctaaaaaattttttttttgaggatgAAGAAATGAACTACCCAGTTTGAGAGAAAactgttttttatttattttcttcattaaGTTGGAGGAGCTAGAGCTAGGAAAATCAAGGTCGGATTCAACTCAATTTTGTATTAAACTTCAGTAATCAATTTATCTCCAGTACTTTCCAGACTTCTTGACAGAGCAGACGGTCATATTTTTTAGTCATTTTCTGGTATCAATATTTCTTAAAAGTTCTTCATATCTCACTAATATCATAAAGGCTGTAAACTATTATCTTGTAATTTTAGTTATGAGTGCTGggtatatttatttaattcaaagTTCTGGGGAAAATGAAGAAGACTGTTTATTCGCCTGCAATATCAAAATATCCCAGTTTTCAAGGTTCTTATCACTCAGAACGGTCCTGCTTATTGAAATCCTATATAAGGAGGAAATAAAACACGTTTTGTTCCTAGTCTCCAAAAGTTGGTAGGAGAGGAGGTATGTAATGCTTTCTCACATTATTGTTTGTATTACTTGTACATTTATTTCacttaaaaatttcaagaatttaTTTGCAAGAATTCTGCATATCCAACTTTATCCAATTGCCAATATAAAATCATACATGTATACTTATGAACGACATATACTCGTTGTAACGATTTTTTTCGTTGAAtgtattgaataattttatggGAATGGACAAGATTTTTTGCTTTCCTACCAGAACTTTTGGTTTCAGGTGCTAATGGCAAAAGTGATGACAGCCATATTTTTCATTCTCTCCGTTTATTTGCTGTTTATTCATCAATTGCATATTGTCTCTAGCGCAATACCTAGTTACTCGAATAGACTTGAGAAATTGAGTTtaggaaaatttaaaaatagaagaatcaaTCAAAGATCGGACTTCCTCTTCAATGATTTCATAGGTGAGTGAACATTCATTCAGTGTATACCTAGTGTCTTAGTGTCCTCATGTTCATTTCGAGCTGCAGGAAATCGTAAtactgaattttttattttctcataTCAAAGAATGAACATACCCTTTATGTTATTCACATTTCTTTGAACTTTTCCAGATGAGGAAGATTTGGATATGACTAATAAAAGGCAAATTGATGACTACGGACATATGCGGTTTGGAAAAAGGGGCGAAGATCAGTTTGATGATTATGGACATATGAGATTCGGAAGAAGCTTCTGAGGAACTATTAAGAAAGCGAAAtgaaaatcgaataaaaaagtAAAACTGATTTTCACAAATAAAAGCTTTTGActcgatttttattttttttttaattccgtatattgataattttttcattgatgaaaCAGGAGAAACGTTAtgtatttgaactttttgtcGATACTGAAATAGTCAATTGATGTAGTGATAAGCTCTGTTATGGTGGGCGAAATAAAACAACACTTTAGCATCTGTATAATATATTCTCTGTGAGTTGCAACTTTGAATAATCCAATTCAATGTTTGAATTCTCAAAATATCTATTTATTTTGTACTATTTAGCCACAGTAACATAAAAATGGATAATATGGTTTCTAATAAAATCTTCACAATTCGTTAAATGTAGCTGAGGTTTTGTAGGGAGTGAGGAGAAATATTGCTTCCATGATACGAactaataaaaatatgattttttcgagaatctgTAAAACGTTAGTTAACATAGATAGATATGATCGTTCAGAACGAATTCTTTATACAATTCGGATACATCACCGAATCCTTGAAATAAAATCTTTTCTCATCAAAAAAACTGACAAGCTTCGGCAAATTCATCACAGATCGAATATGCCAATATCAACAATATCCAATGCAATTCACTGATGAAGATAATAGATTAAGATAGATACACTAGggttaattaaaaaaataatatttacaaTGATCCATAAATTCTTACATACATAAGAAAAAAGAAGTTAAATAAACAGAGAAAGACTAGtccaaatgaaatttttgttgacTGAAAGTTAGTTCTTCACAATCTGAAGGGAATTATTTCATGCAATTTTCGATACATCTCTGTTATGACTCAGAAATCAGCTTCTGAGGTCACGAGTCGAAGGAAGCAGTCGAAGTTCAGACCATATTTGCTTTGATGCCTGTAGTTGACATAATCTTGTTGACGAAATTCACGATTGCTGAGGCTGGTTGTTCAGGTTCTAGTTCAGCAAAGAGATGGCACTGATTGTCTGGTGTTTTAACATTCGGTTTTCTGGCAACGAACCCAAATATTCTGCTGTAAGTAGAAAGAAACATATATTATGAGAACAAGTTGAAGAAGACTTAtaaaaatcattgaatgaaCTTTTCGTAGATAGTTCAGGAGGTTTCTGTGGGGtatttcatataaaaatgaTCATAATATGCACTTACTTAGCACTTTTAACTCCCGAAGAATTAGGAGTGACAGTCCATTGTTTCTCATCGGGATCTATACCACAATGGGATATTGTGTTGATAGGGTAATGCTTCCTGAAGAACATTTGTCTCTTGTTGTCTGTCAGGGTGATACCCTGCCCATTCactttgaaatgcacgatgatGGCTTCTGGAAGTGGCGCTTTCTGCATCAAACTCATGACAGCTTTCCTTACGGCTTGGGGACCCGTTAAAGATTCCATGTCCATTGAGAATATGTAGAGGACGTTGCAAGCGGCACCCTGTGTGAGCAACTGCTGCTGAGGGTTACCAAGAAGTTCGGAATTCGTAAGGTCTCTATCAGGCAACACCAGCTTACAAGGCAACGCCATCTGAGAatccaagaaaaaaatataaagagatGAAAATATTAAAGGAATGAGAGTAGGACTTAAATTCCAACATACCTGCGTTATGGAGTGTTGGTAAACCAGTGCAGATAACGAAGTGAAGACTGGTTCATTTGGGCACCCTTTCAATCTGACACCTCTAGATGTTGGTTCAATCAAATAGTGACGAATGAGTTCGTCGTTTTTGTCTGTGGATTTATTCTGGATGTTTTGAGGTACGGTTGCCACTCTTACAGCCATGCCAAAGGCACCCGGAAAGGAATTCGAATCCCGAACAATAAATGCTCCAGGCTGCTGGTTCCTGAGAATATTTATGGCTGCAAGACAACAAGGTGAACACACCAATCTTTATGACCTTTCTGTAAGTGGAAAGTATCAACTCACCATCTTCTCGTGATATTGTCGGCTTGTACCAGAACTTGGAAGTGTCCCTGACAAATTTGACATTAGCTGGCGCAACTTCTATTGGAGGTTCCCCGTTGGAGTTCATCGAACTCCTCCTCGAATTTCCGTAGTATAGGGTTACTGGTGAGGTTGAACCGTTGTGAGGAGTGGTTGGAACACTCCTTGGACTGTGGCTATCGGAAGTATCGGATCTGTAGCCTGTTGCAGAGACACTCCTGTGGACTGAATGGTGCTGGGCATATTCCGCCATAGGTCCATCAGTAACATCGACTGGGGATGTAGGTCGTATGTCCTTTCTGGCAAGGAGACATAAACATTGAATATAAGAAGGTCCAAACATGAAAATGGGAGAAATGGAGTGTCTTGTTTCGAATTATCCCAGGTGCAGGAGATTTTGATGAAAGTTTCCTCAATTGAGTAGTCAGTCTTCGCATGTTAAGTTGAACTCGAAGGGCATTCTTATTGCTTTTTTAAATCACGAAAGCAGGATTCAGAACAAATATCTACATGAATGGAGTATCATGCGCATAACAATAGTACATCATGTGGTTTTTACAACAAAAATACTAAGAATTTTGAATTCCTTTCATTGAGAAAGACAGACAATATTTACACCCAATAGGGTGTTTACCAATAGAGTCCTACATTTTCCAGAAGCAGTATTGTTTCTAAAATCCTCATGACATAAGTGAAACATGACTGGAATCAATTTTTCATCTCCATAAATTAAGAAAGCAAGAATAATCTGTCTTCAGAATACACAATTCAAAGTCATGCAAATGTGCATACAATAAACACACGAATGTGAAGGATCATGCAGTGAAAACACCATATAGGGagatcaacaaattatttctttcgcaaCGATTTGTCTGTACCTATCTGTAATTGGTCTGATTTGGATGTTCAGAAAGAATAATGTCGCAATAAAGGAAAGAAAACAACGATAACATGCTGTACATTGATCACAAGCAATGTTACCTGCTGGGTGAGAGAGACCACTTCTTATGAACGGTATTCATTGGATAACTCAAACGTCTAAAAGTACAAAAATTGACTAAGTAACAATTGGCAAAAGATGGGCTGACTTTATTGTATTCGATGGCGACTTTTCAAAGGGGATGATTAGAATTTCGAGATTACAATAAGTTCTACTTGCTCTACAAATTCATCGAAGAGAAAtcatatgaaataataataaatctctAATGTAAGacaaagaattaatttttttttccaaaaacaaattcttcattcagaaattcaaaaaattaactGGAGAGGTGAAAATATGAAAAGGAATCTAgaagtttttgagttatatttAATCTTAATCAGCTCAATCTACATACTTCTATTTAATATGATATACTGCTCACCTTTGGGTTGTAGGACTTTTTGGAGGTAGTCGTTCGGAGCGTAGGTCAAATTGTACAGTGGAGTTGGAGGTATTGGAGTAAGAAGGCGTCTTAACATGTACTGGAAATGCTGGAGTTTGAGGCCTAGTAGTTGGAGACGACCCATTCATCTGCGAAGGGCTCGTAGAATCGTACACTGGTTCCATTTTCCAGGTGTTCAGAGTCTCTTCTCTTTCCCGATACTGGAAATAGCAGATTGAAAATGGAGGCTTATTTGGGATATCGAACAAGCAAATGAAGATGGAAATGTCAACAGGCTCTAACACTTCTGCCCTTCTGGGTACTTGGGCGCTATGGATTCAGAGCCTCTAAACGATATATTAGACAAGGCAAAGGACATTGCAACTGGTTCTCATGAACAATTTAACCAGAATTATACGTCGTACATTTCAGACATCTAAGAAAACGAAAATCGCAATAATCAAACACAAATAAAATTGAACACAAAATGAATTATAAGCTCGTTAGTACCTGACATGCGTTTGATGGTGATGTGTTATTTGGCTCGTCAATCTTTGCGCACAAATTATCAATGAGGATGTTCAGTGCATCTATGCGGTTATTTGTGCTATCTGGTGCTAGATTAGAATCCCACTCTATACCCACCCTGCCAGCATTATTCTGATCGTTGTGGTGGTTAATATGCTGACTGAAGTGCTTCCTTTGTTCGACGAGAGACAAGAGTCCACTGTCAGATTCGTTGTCTCCTCTGGGTAGTCCCGCTTCCAAAGAGTTAGTGTTGGTTCTAGAGTGCGGTGAGGATCCTAAATTCTGTAAATTTCATGGTTAGATCTGGATTGAATTATTCAGTGAGTATCATGATTCGAAGAGTTAAGGGGTTTTGGATAATTATAGGGAATATAAGGCATAGTTTTACAACAATGAATTTCACCAAAATGGTCTGAAAGGTCCATATAAATACTTACTCTTTCATACATCTTCTTGACTGCCACGAAAGGCCTCTCCTGCTTAGTGGTGTAACTTTTATCACTTTCAGTCATCTCGATTTTGCTGCTTTGGATAGGCGCATGATTCCTGGTGTTGATGTGCAGAGGTACAGTGTAATCATCGTCGTCATCAGCAAACGCTGTTGTATCACTGGTGTAACCGTCCATTCTGACGCTGGCTGTGTGATGATGCCGCCTTGATTGCATGGTTCTGAGTTCAGAAAGCAATCTAGATTCGTGGGGAAACCTCTCTTCTCTGAGTTGCTGTTCCTTTTTCTCCTTCAGCTTCAACTGTTGCTTCTGCAGCCATGTGAGATTGCTGTTGTTTGTGGTAATACTGTAACTGAAAGAGAAGATGATTAACATCGAGTTTGCACGAGCGAGAAGCTGTTGCCAGGCTTAAAAGAAGGATGGATCTACTTCGATAATCAAAAGAAGAGTAATACGTGGACTGCCTGACTGTGCTTCAAGAGCTGTTGAAGGATGGATGTGAGCATCTTAATCTTGATTTGGAATAGCGGAAATATCAGTGTAAGAGAAATAGTTAAGGGAAAAAAAGCTTCCGGTCAGAAGTCGGGTTTTCGTATCATATCACAAAGATTCCTTGGACTTCCTAGAGTTAGCAGTACACAAACAGTTAATTTTTCCTTCGAGGTCGGTGCGACTGCAAACTATACCAGTCTCTCCAAATTAAGAAATATCCAACCAGGGAATCAGTTTGTTATAGGTTCAACGACACCAACGATATTGCCGAGTATTCGATTTGAGTCATGTTCTTAATCGGAATTAGAGAAATGTCGGCACCGAGTTAACAGAGCCTGAGATGACGTCTTGAactattgaaaaatattgatttcggAATTTCATAATTACATCGTATCCCCAGCTGTAATCCAGCGAGTTGTTGAGATTGTTTGAGACGCGGTTCTAATtgttttggaataatgaaatttatGACCTGACATGGAAATATTTCTTGATATATACCCACAGGGTGCCAGTAATCAGCTGTTGAAGGCCAGATATATGTTCTAATTGACAATAAATTGGCAATAAAATTTCGGAAATCATTTATTTCTCTGGGAAGTGAATACAAACGGATTTAAAAGGCTGGATTAACTGTGCCTAAAAAATCTACCTGTGCTTTTCTGTTCGAAGTCAAAGCAGTGAGGAAATATTCATCGATTTCCCTTTAACGTCTCTCATCGTGACGGCAGGAAATGTTTATTGCATTTGCTTCGAAAATAGCCTCCGGTTGTTATGAACCGACCCTGCTTCAATATTTTTACAATCGAGAAGTTGGCAAACGTCCAAATCTATCGAACCTTGCGAAATTCGGAAATTgcatattttattttaaaatcgAATTATCCGGTAAACAGGATACAGAAATAGAAGGTCTCGGCAGTTTGGGGGACTCAGCTTGTTGACTTTTGACTGGTTAGAACAAGATTTCCCAGGTTCTTTGAGTACCTAATGGGTACCactagaaaatatttttcatgaggGTCACAATGTTCATATTTACGAAATATTTCCATTCCATTTTGTGATGGCGGGATTGTAAACTTCAGTTCTGAATTCCTTTCGAATTTTcttatcaaaagaattaaagCATTTTAAACGATATCATCTCTTAAGTACCATGATTTGCATCACCTCAAAGAAGTAGATATCTACTATGATGAAAACATCGGATGTATTCATGAAGAGAATTggacaatatttcattgataattgCGAGTCTTGATTCGTAAGCAAGGCCATCAACAATCTTCCATCTATTTAAAGATAGGATTCGTACAAAacaaatgttctattgtgtctATTTCAGTTGAGAGATCGACAAGTCAACAATTTGATCAACAGTCAGATCGAAACTCATAACGCCACTTTGCTTTGATTCGATatggtttaattttttgaaatgaaatgtttGATATTAATTTTGCAATTTTCTTTCGGAATTTCTCGTTTACGTTTAAGAAAGTATCGTCATCCATTATAATTTCTCATTAGTCATATACCTTCCAATTAGTTGAAATAATTACGAGATAAAGTTTAATTTTTATTGCAAAATTGTGTAACATAAATTTTATCCCCTCGAATTGGCGCTAATCAAGCAATATTGTCAGTTTAATGGGCagttataaataaaaaagtAGTAACTTCTTCCATTAAAGTGCTTCCATTATAGCAATCTGAAATTTCGACCGATTTCCAAGAATTACTGTCTGGGACGTTTTTATGGTCTACTTGATCAAAGCAGATAGCTTATGAATAACTCAAATTACACAGAAACATCTGACGagataaatttttattcgaaCTGTTGTGGAGGAATACTACCCGAAAATAATCATAACTAAGTGCACAAATTCGACATATACTTGATGATACCAAtaattattatcactgtgaatacATCACCAACGAAGATTTTGCTAATTGAGATATGAATATTCAATGAAGAAGGAATTGAATCTTCCAAATTCGACCTCAGAAAACTCAACTTGTTTCATCACCCAACCAAGTTgtgatattttgaagaaacacttttcattTGACGAAAGAGAGACTTTTAAAAGTGTGAAACAATGTGGATCGTAAATAACAATTATCGCTCTTACTGGAAAATGATTGAACGCCCACGGTGTATCCTTAAACGAAGGATAAAACTTTGTGAATAACGACATTCCTATAGAATTGCATGATTGCAGCCATGTTCTGcatatataatataattgaGGACAGAAAAAAACGTAAGTGATTCATTAAAATTGCCCGGTATACATGAATGAAATAGCTTTTGAACTGAGCCGTGAAAAGTTTATATCTGATACGCAACAAAGGTAAGTTGGAATAGGACGTAAGACAGCCTTGAACTTCCTCGTGCACATTGAGAAATCAATAAACATCTGTTGCTATTGAGGGCGAAACGGAACTCAGAAGCAAGATTCGAAAATACGACGCAGTGGAAAAAGGCCGAAATTTTCCAGCTGAACATTTCCACCCTTAAACGAAAAGTATGGAGGAGCTTGAAGCTGTTAAAAATACTGTATAAACAACCATATGACGCAGGAGTTTAACCTACATAGCTTCAAGGTTTCCTCAAGTGAATACCGGTGTCATTGAATGGTCTGTGATGCGTACGCAATTTCTGAAAGGATGACCAAGCCTCCAGCCTTATAAGATCGAGACTGAGTGCTTTTTATCTTGCATCTTTTCAGATGGTACTACCGCGTTACGTGTGGACTTTTTTGCGTCTAAACGACTTTGACGTATGGTTTTATAGGCACCTAATCGGGAATGAAAGCATATATTCTAATCCGATTTCACCATACCGTTGTACAAACTATAGAGTTTTCCCGGTATTTTCATAACTTTCCATAAGAAATTGGAATTAATGCCCGAATATAGAAAGGATAACCAAGGTGTGTCTGGCTACTTTCAGATTCTGCATCCAATAAATAACGACTTGCAGACAAATTCTTCAGAGTTTAATGACGGATAATATCTGCAAGGAATTTCTTAAGTAGGAATGGGCAATAGATTTGACAGCTCGTTAACAGGTTTGCATGTCAAACTCTTGAGTCCATACCGCCTCACCAGTTGCTATTTATCTTATTTTTGTCACATATATTTCTGGGAAGTTTCTTACACCTCATTTATTGTAATTTTCTCAGATGAGATAACCTTTGTAAAAACAAATGTTTTGTCCACAGTAAAATTGGCACAGAAGCAGCGCACAGTCAAGGTAAGATGAAGTAAAAATAGATCTATCACAGTTTCCCAAAGTTCACCATTGAGGTATTTTATTGAAGGCACTTCTTATTGCCTCCTTTGCCTCCAAACAATTCAATAAACCAAATTTCTCTcatttcaatcattcaatctTTATTGAAAAACTACGAGGTTTTCTAAAGAAAATGAGATAGCTTTCTCCTTGTCCATATTTCGAGTGAATAATATATCCATCTGTTCTCTATTTCACGCTACTTAAGCTTGTACGAGCACTCAGATTATGTCTCAACATAatattatacagtccaaaaatgGCAACAGCCACTTATATGGCATGCAGAATTCAAATCTGCATTTGTTGTTGTCGCAATTTTTTCTTGTGGACGCGGATACGTGGGAATTGTGTCAATTAGAACTAGGAAATGGaactgaaaatgtggaaaaatgCCATTGTCAGGTGTTCCGAATGAAAAAGGTTTCcagaaggttattttgtttcttCATTCGTGCGAAATTATGAAGATGGTGACTATGTATGGGTGATGGTCGCTTGTTTGAGGAACAGCTGTATGTAAATGATATTTATAGGTTGGTAATTGAACTGATGTACAGTGCGAGTGCCAGGATaaccttcgaaaaaaaaatcgagacgtcatatctcaaatttgaGACACGATTATGAATTTTACCTCAAGTATTGTTATGAATACTTACACCACGTTTCACTTAGTCAGAGATTGTAATAGCTCAGTTAAAgctttctcaagaccgaacggttgtgccgaaatggatgaaattctcagatttattactagaagagttgctctttcagaatttgtatcacgttcagatctacgatggtTCTCCTGGAAGATGAATTAcactaaagatgaccttcgataaattcccaaaaatttgggttcagttaaaacttttgGAGTATGTAGCACATTTAAATCTACTATGGTTTTTCAGCTAGAAACCAACTAACTCGAaggttgaaaaatggaaaaattaaaaatttgattttctggtaaactGTGTTAGATATCCGAAAGTATGGTaagcaaatataggttttcgaacaggCTAAATCTATTGAAagcaattccgaaagcctatctcccttctttCAGAtattcatctcggaaatggcagttttcaaaaattgcaattttcaatctgcgatatctcccgttatattcgtctgatccaattgggatttccagtttgccaaggcttccacccaagcatagaaactcgatttcgaaaatctcgatttttgggtaaaaaaggagcaaggggttagacccccctgaaatgacctacatattttctactctgtctgaaaatcaggatgttctattaatgtcttaggatatggagtgcatagaattcgttttgaagcttctagaaaaccaaacagttgatgattcaatagagaattgcactccagagaactcttcgaagtcaatgaaaagtggaaaaccaaaaaaaaaaatattttctcctaaactgggccagatattcgaaatttcggtatgaaaatataggttttcgaatacgctgaatgtattgaaaacaattacgaaagcctatctcccttattttagattttcttctcggaaatggcatttttcaagatttgcaaatttcaatctgcgaaatGTCCtcttatattcgtctgattcaattgggatttccggttccttaatcagcgttgcctaggctttcaccaTATAAcaagaactcgatttcgaaaatctcgatttttaggtcgaaaatgagcaaggggttagacccccctgaaatgacataTTTCCACCGCAACTTTGATGTCAATATGGGCTGAATAATTCTTCGTTCTTTTTATCCATCAGTCAAATAGATCTGATTTTGGAAGAAGGAGTGGAAAGTGAAGTGAAGTCTTGGTTCCTTGGTTAAATTTTCCGTTTGGAGTTGACATATGGTATTAAATTGTGGAAGGGTGTAATTTCTCAAGAATCCGATACATACTTTTCATGAAACTCCGGTGATTTCGTCCTGAAGGCACCAGGGGGCGACAAGCTGTCTGTGTCGGAGTAAGGGTTGCTTATAGCTGCAGTCTTGGCATAGATCTTCTCAGGGCTCCGCCTTATGGTACTCTCAGTTAGGCTCCTCTTCAACGGGTCGTACCTCCTTCGCTCGTCCTTGTAGTACTCCTCGCGAAACTCACGTTTTATCTGGTTATTAGATGCACTTAAGGCACTTTGTGTAAAAATGTCATCTATCGGATCATTGTATTCCTTCTGGGGGGGACTGACGCGCGTATTCGAGTATTTATAATTCAGAGTCGCGTAATTTGGGGATGGGTTAGAGGAAAAACTCGGTATTGGCTTAGCATCGTAAGGGTACACTTGAGTCTGCACTTTCTTCAAGGTATCTCCGTTGCTCTTATCGAAACTGGCCTTCCGCACCAAGCTG
The nucleotide sequence above comes from Coccinella septempunctata chromosome 4, icCocSept1.1, whole genome shotgun sequence. Encoded proteins:
- the LOC123312445 gene encoding tensin-1 isoform X4, which gives rise to MANGHNKLFTPEELCKLEQEAVTRYTDTSWRLHRQTKKTSHRNSKNENKTNDRTVNEASTKENDTVDRSEITKECQTKNGCEDGMGRESSERESNSNFDNYAEIFTHTHEDTDRDGPEMHKIITSYNGFGEAFTSQPRPSKKNTNCESGTMDLSYVTERIIAIWFPADASSHSYRQGQRQASHMLRHKHGNNYMVFNLTEPKKVLKGEHKHVQEVGWSRDLAPPLENLCSICKEIETWLSADEHRIAVLHAKGNKDKLGVIVAAYMHYSSICGNAEQALDRFSMRKYLEENIGSISLPSNRRYVDYFAGLLSHNIRINTAPLYLTHVTVLGTPAYEQGGCKAFLKLYQGQLPVYTSGVYSVAKGVRQFTVNVAGDQRKGLQLRGDILIKCYHRSDSGREKIFACQFHTCAVTDYTLSFTRQELDVAYKDLRFPSDGAVELHFSQGSEVRHPAPAPTPAVPFCLADDSVIRAHSPMNLEDSDDEESDGEEVNHTFGPLDGSIYATVAKKPDLSPGAVSSPLTVSMDSGISSAGHQQNANTAASSSPPLTAQPSPLTPEDRHRELDELLSDMMLTVESIPDLKPLDQNPSSASHTFNLENVRFIDDEEESSRTIPYHARQDSRPFSYGVNSATMIQETQQKLSSPSLVRKASFDKSNGDTLKKVQTQVYPYDAKPIPSFSSNPSPNYATLNYKYSNTRVSPPQKEYNDPIDDIFTQSALSASNNQIKREFREEYYKDERRRYDPLKRSLTESTIRRSPEKIYAKTAAISNPYSDTDSLSPPGAFRTKSPEFHENYSITTNNSNLTWLQKQQLKLKEKKEQQLREERFPHESRLLSELRTMQSRRHHHTASVRMDGYTSDTTAFADDDDDYTVPLHINTRNHAPIQSSKIEMTESDKSYTTKQERPFVAVKKMYERNLGSSPHSRTNTNSLEAGLPRGDNESDSGLLSLVEQRKHFSQHINHHNDQNNAGRVGIEWDSNLAPDSTNNRIDALNILIDNLCAKIDEPNNTSPSNACQYREREETLNTWKMEPVYDSTSPSQMNGSSPTTRPQTPAFPVHVKTPSYSNTSNSTVQFDLRSERLPPKSPTTQRRLSYPMNTVHKKWSLSPSRKDIRPTSPVDVTDGPMAEYAQHHSVHRSVSATGYRSDTSDSHSPRSVPTTPHNGSTSPVTLYYGNSRRSSMNSNGEPPIEVAPANVKFVRDTSKFWYKPTISREDAINILRNQQPGAFIVRDSNSFPGAFGMAVRVATVPQNIQNKSTDKNDELIRHYLIEPTSRGVRLKGCPNEPVFTSLSALVYQHSITQMALPCKLVLPDRDLTNSELLGNPQQQLLTQGAACNVLYIFSMDMESLTGPQAVRKAVMSLMQKAPLPEAIIVHFKVNGQGITLTDNKRQMFFRKHYPINTISHCGIDPDEKQWTVTPNSSGVKSANRIFGFVARKPNVKTPDNQCHLFAELEPEQPASAIVNFVNKIMSTTGIKANMV